Proteins encoded within one genomic window of Desulfatiglans sp.:
- a CDS encoding DUF3426 domain-containing protein translates to MIINCEKCASKFNLDENLIRESGSKVRCSVCRSVFTVYPQAAEEVDSDAEHEETVDLDSSLGFEEDSLPNETDPANDDDFDRVFEDALNEEEEIIEEEKPAAKTEPASLKRKTVRPGLILIILVIIFVVTLGALSVYLFAPSLLPEGADNGRKPDAEIEAVDEGNRRLEITDFKWETFSAEKSGPLFIIKGKVINKYPQPRSHILVRGSIEDDKKNPLVQKHAYAGNTFTEKELHKISIEEIDKKLNTKEGFNNSNINVAPMEAIPFMIIFNNLPDSMSEYVSVETVSSAPGE, encoded by the coding sequence ATGATTATAAACTGTGAAAAATGCGCATCCAAATTCAACCTTGACGAAAACCTTATCAGGGAGAGCGGTTCAAAGGTCAGGTGTTCAGTATGCAGGAGCGTATTTACTGTATACCCGCAGGCGGCTGAAGAGGTTGATTCTGATGCGGAGCATGAGGAGACTGTAGACCTTGATTCGTCTCTGGGTTTTGAGGAAGATAGTCTGCCCAATGAGACTGACCCAGCCAATGATGACGATTTTGACAGGGTCTTTGAGGATGCACTTAATGAAGAAGAGGAGATAATAGAGGAGGAAAAACCTGCTGCTAAAACAGAGCCCGCATCTTTAAAAAGAAAAACAGTCAGGCCGGGGCTGATACTCATCATACTTGTTATTATCTTTGTTGTAACACTTGGTGCCCTTTCGGTATATCTCTTTGCACCTTCCCTTTTACCTGAAGGGGCGGATAATGGAAGAAAGCCTGATGCTGAAATAGAGGCTGTTGATGAAGGAAACAGGAGGCTTGAGATTACGGACTTTAAATGGGAGACATTTTCAGCAGAAAAGTCAGGCCCTCTATTCATTATTAAAGGGAAGGTCATCAACAAGTACCCTCAGCCCAGGAGCCATATCCTTGTTAGGGGTAGCATTGAGGATGATAAAAAGAACCCTCTTGTACAGAAACACGCATACGCTGGGAATACCTTTACAGAAAAAGAACTCCATAAAATTTCAATAGAAGAGATTGACAAAAAACTGAATACCAAAGAAGGTTTTAATAATTCAAATATTAATGTGGCGCCAATGGAGGCAATCCCTTTTATGATCATCTTTAACAACCTGCCGGATTCCATGAGTGAATATGTTTCTGTGGAAACGGTTAGCTCTGCCCCCGGAGAATAG